The genome window TAATCAAGATTGGAGTTTATTTGTACCACTTGAACCAAAACAGAAAAAAATAGTTGAATCATTAGGTGTAGTGTATAAAAATCAATGAAAAGTTAGGTAGAAAAGGCACAAAAAATTATGAATGAAAAGAATATAGAAATTAAAAAAGTTATTGAGTCTTCTATAGAATTTTTGAATGATAAATAAAAAAAGAGAGGAGGCTTTAGGCCTTTACTACATCAATAACAATTCCTGCAGCAACTGTTTGACCCATATCCCTGATAGCAAATCTTGCCAGCTGTGGAATGTCTGTCTGCTTTTCTACAACCATTGGTTTGGTTGGAACAACTCTTATCCTCGCGGCATCCCCAGTCTTGATAAAGTCCGGTTTTTGTTGTAATACCTGACCTGTCTTTGGATCTATTTTAGCCAATATTTCCTCTATCTTACATGCAACTGACGCTGTACCTACATGGAATACTGGGGTATAACCTGCGGTTATAACAGTTGGGTGATTTAAAACAATAATTTGGGCTGTGAATTCCTTGGCAACTGTTGGTGGGTTGCTGACATGCCCTGCAACATCACCCCTCTTGACATCACCCTTTCCTATGCCTCTGACATTGAAACCAATGTTGTCTCCAGGTTTTGCCTCTGGTTGTTGTTTATGGAACATTTCTATTGTCTTTACTTCACCTGTCTTACCAGATGGCTGGAAGATCAACTTGTCCCCAACCTTAAGTATCCCGGTTTCCACTCTCCCTACTGGAACCAAACCAACACCTGTAATAGAGTAGGCATCCTGAATTGGAATTCTCAGAGGTTTATCTATTGGTAATTCCGGTGGGACTATTGCCGCATCCATCTCATTTATTAATGTGTCACCCTTGTACCAAGGCATATTTGTTGATTTCTTAAATACATTGTCACCCTTAAAAGCTGAAACAGGGATAAAAGGCACTTTTGTCACATCATAACCAACTGATCTTAAAAGTTTGGTGACCTCGTCCTTTATTTCATTGAACCTCTTTTCATCATAGTTAACAGTATCCATCTTGTTTATGGCAACAACAACCTGATTTATACCCAAAACTTTTATCAAGAATGTGTGCTCTTTTGTTTGCTCTTGAACACCCTCACCCTGCTTTGCAGAAACAACAAGAATAGCAGCATCAGCTTGAGAAGCACCAGTTATCATATTCTTGACAAAGTCTCTGTGACCAGGACAATCGATAATCGTGTAGTGGTATTTTTTTGTTTCAAATGGCCTGTGCATGATATCTATAGTAACTCCCCTTTCTCTCTCTTCTTTTAATTTATCCATTACAAAAGCAAACTCAAAAGTTTCCTTTCTAAGCTCCTTAGCTGTTTGTTCAAGTTTTCTCATCTGCTCTTCTCTTATCGCTCCGGAATCGTACAAAAGCCTCCCGATTAATGTGGACTTACCTGCATCTACGTGACCAGCGGTAATTATGTTGATTTTTGGTAATTCTGCCATATTTGCACCTCCTCCTAATTATAATTATTATTACCCTATATATTTATTAACTTTCCAGTTGAGGTATTTCCTCACTCAATCCTTTTCTCTTTCTTATCTTTATAACAGTTTGATCTTGCAAGTTTTTGGGTATTTTTTCATAAACAACGTCTATTAAACTGTAAAAACCTTTACCACCAGTTGCTGATTTCAATTGAGAATTGAAACCGAACATTTCAGAAACAGGTATCTTGGCTTGTATTATCGTGACACCCCTTTCTTCACTCATATCCAATACTTGACCTCTTCTGTTCTGTACCTCCCTTATTGCGCCTCCCATCACCTCTGTTGGGACGTCTATTCTTATTATTTGTTTCGGTTCCAAAATTGTTGGATCAGCTGAAAGCATGCCCTGCGTTATACCATGCCTGATTGCCGGAAGAACCTGCCCAGGACCACGATGGACAGCATCCTCATGAAGGGAGGCGTCAACCAATATAGCCTTTATCCCATAACATGGTTCCCTTGCCAATGGTCCCTCATCCATTATTGATTTGAAACCATCCTTTATCATCTCCATTGCCTCATTCAAATATTGCACACCTTTAGTCTTGTCAAAAAGCATGTTTCTCTCGTATATTAATTCCAAACTTTTGACATCGTCAGCACTCATTCCCAATTCCTTTAATTTTTCCATTAGTTCCAAATTCTTCTTCTTCATGTCATAAGTAGTTGGTATGTCCCCATTTTTCATGGCCTCATAGTATACTTCTTCCAGAGGCTCAACAATAAAGTAGAACTTGTTGTGTTTGTTTGGGGATTTTCCTTCTATCATCGGTGATTTTTTAGATATTGTTTCCCTGTAGACAACTATTGGTGGGGAAGCTATGAATTCAAGACCCATCTCATTCAGCTTCCTCTCCACTTTTGCATCCAGATGAAGTTCACCCAAACCGGAGACGAGATATTCCCCTGTTTCCTCGTTTATCTTGATGTGAAATGTCGTGTCCTCTCTTGAAAGTTTCTTCAAGAATTCTATGAGTTTTGTGAGATCCTTTGGGTTCTTTGGCTCATAGGCTTTTGTGACTACAGGCTCAAATATGTGTTTGATTTCCTCAAACGGCTGGATTATAAAGTCCGGGTCACATATGGTTTCACCTGAGAATGCGTCTGGTATACCAACAAGCCCAACTATATTTCCGGCCACAACTTCATCAACCTGTATCCTGTGCGGGCCTTTATATATATTTACCTGCTGGAGCCTTCCTGTTTTTTGCTTACCAATCATAAAAACATCCTTTCCTTTTGCAACTTTTCCTGAGAATATTCTGGCAGTAGCCACAAACCCTGCATGGGGATCCGGGGATACCTTGGTGATAACACCCGCAAGATGACCGTTTGCGTCAACTTTCTTCATCAATTGCCCTATTTCTGATTCCATATCCCCAGACCATATCTTTGGTATTCTGTATGGCTGGGCAACAATCGGTGAAGGCAGGTGTTTTATTATCATATCCAAAACAACTTTATGAAGAGGGGTTTTTTGAGCCAACTCTTCTTGTTTATCCTGTTCTGTTTTTTCTATTATCTCTTTGAATGTTATTCCAGTCTTTTTCATGTAGGGTATTGATGTCCCCCATTTTTTCAAGGCTGAACCAAAAGCAACAGAACCATCAGCAACATTGACCATGAATCTGTCCCTGAATTCCTTCTCAGCATATTTCTGGATTAAAAGGTTGACATCGGTGATTATTTTTATAAATCTCTCCTGCATCTGCTCCGGTGTTAATTTCAACTCTTTTATAAGCCTGTCAACTTTATTGATGAACAAAACAGGTCTTACCCTATCCTTCAATGCCTGACGGAGAACGGTTTCAGTTTGTGGCATCACCGCTTCAACTGCATCAACCAATAGAATAGCACCATCAACAGCTCTAAGGGCACGGGTAACATCACCACCAAAATCAACATGACCAGGGGTATCTATTAAATTTATTAAATAATCTTCTCCTTCAAAATTGTGAACCATACTTGCATTTGCGGACCATATTGTTATTCCTCTTTCTTGCTCCTGTTCATCTGTATCCAAGAATCTTCTCTGTCCAGCTATCTCAAATGAAATCATTCCTGCTCCAGCTATCAGACTGTCAGAAAAGGTCGTCTTCCCATGTACTCGTCCTAAGGTTTAACCTAAAGGAAATCGATATGGGCGATCGTACCTATATTTCTAATCTTCTCAGGTTTATACATTATTTCCTTGATCTTTTGTATCATTTCCTCATCAGACATAAGACAACCTCCAATTATCTTGCACCACTTGCCTCTCTCTCTATTCTTTCCTTTTCCTTGATAGCTTCAGATTTTGAGGCATCATTCTTGTAAGCATAGATTATTTCTTCGGCCAATGCCTGCGCCATTGTTATTTTCTTCCCAAAAGCCCTTCTGTATGATGATTGAACTATTATTGTTAAGGCTGAATCAACCCTTCTTTGGGGGGATGTAACCACAGCCTTTCTCAACATTGTACCCCCAACCTGGTAGGATGTTATTTCTTCTCTTAGGGATGCATTCTCAATTGCCCCCACAAGAATTTTTATTGGGTTTTCTTTGGTTTCCTTTTCAATTATCTCAAAAACTTCCTTTACTATCTTGAAAATTGTTTGGGTCTGTCCCGTGTTTCTCTTGGATGTTAAGAGGTGTTTTTTTCCTCTATGGCCAGGAACCATCAGTTTGTTTGCAAATCTTTCAACAATATTCATCTTAGACTTTAGGAACTTTTGTTGGGTGTATTTCCCACCTGTTTTTGGGATCAAAACAGGCTTCAAATTTATGTAAGGTTTTAGGCCAGGGTCATTCACGGTTATACCCTCAAAACTCCATCTGTTGAAAAGTTTGATTTCTACCATTCAATTACCTCATTGGTTTTTGTTTCTTGCCAGACAATAATTCCGATAGAGCCACTCCATTGACTTTGACGACCTTGTATTTTATTCCCCACTGGCTTCCTATAGGCCCACCCTGGGAGCCTCCAACACCTTCTATTATAACTTCATCATGTTCATTAATTTTCTCTATCGCCCTATTTCCAGGCACAAATGCCGTCACTTGAACATTGTTCTTGATCAACTGAACTCTTACCGTCTTTATCAAGCCTGAATGTGGCTGTTTTTGCTCACATGTTCTCTTGTCTATTACTATACCTCTCCCTTGAGGTGCGCCTTCTAGAGGCTCTTTTAACTTAAGTCTGAGTTTTCTTTTCATATAGTGGACATCCTTCCACTTCATCCTCTTCCTGTTTATCCTAAGTTTTCTTGCTGCAAATTCACCCCTAGCCATTATTTCACCTTGATATCTGATATATTATGGACTCTCTTTAATATCTCCTTATATATTTTTATTTTTTCACCTTCCCGACCGATAACAAAACCTCTGTCAGATTTATCTACTTTTATTTGAACCTCAACTGTGTTTCCATTATTTATTAGTGTGACTTCTCTGGATTGTGGTATGAGGTTCCTTACAAATTCAACGGGATTTGATGAATATTCGTAAACCTTAACTTTTCTCCCAATTGCATTTTCTACATTTCTTATTGAACTTCCACCTTTTCCGATGGCTAGGCCTATTTTTCCCTCTTCTACTATAAAATATACAGAATCCCCGTTAATATAACAATCCTTAACTGGTACATTTGTCATATTTTCAAAGAGGTTTAGGAACCTTATTGCATCATTATCCAGCACTATTGTCATTTTTCACTCCCTTTTATTGCTAGTACACTTACTGTGAATGGTTTACCGCATATCAAACCCAAGTTTAAACTGTCATCGGGATATTCAAATACCTCCACTTTTGCAATTTTAGCATTATAGATTATGTTTTCCAGCCTATTTCTTGGGATATTATTTGCAGTCACAACC of Candidatus Aenigmatarchaeota archaeon contains these proteins:
- the tuf gene encoding translation elongation factor EF-1 subunit alpha, whose translation is MAELPKINIITAGHVDAGKSTLIGRLLYDSGAIREEQMRKLEQTAKELRKETFEFAFVMDKLKEERERGVTIDIMHRPFETKKYHYTIIDCPGHRDFVKNMITGASQADAAILVVSAKQGEGVQEQTKEHTFLIKVLGINQVVVAINKMDTVNYDEKRFNEIKDEVTKLLRSVGYDVTKVPFIPVSAFKGDNVFKKSTNMPWYKGDTLINEMDAAIVPPELPIDKPLRIPIQDAYSITGVGLVPVGRVETGILKVGDKLIFQPSGKTGEVKTIEMFHKQQPEAKPGDNIGFNVRGIGKGDVKRGDVAGHVSNPPTVAKEFTAQIIVLNHPTVITAGYTPVFHVGTASVACKIEEILAKIDPKTGQVLQQKPDFIKTGDAARIRVVPTKPMVVEKQTDIPQLARFAIRDMGQTVAAGIVIDVVKA
- the rpsG gene encoding 30S ribosomal protein S7, producing MVEIKLFNRWSFEGITVNDPGLKPYINLKPVLIPKTGGKYTQQKFLKSKMNIVERFANKLMVPGHRGKKHLLTSKRNTGQTQTIFKIVKEVFEIIEKETKENPIKILVGAIENASLREEITSYQVGGTMLRKAVVTSPQRRVDSALTIIVQSSYRRAFGKKITMAQALAEEIIYAYKNDASKSEAIKEKERIEREASGAR
- a CDS encoding 30S ribosomal protein S12, giving the protein MARGEFAARKLRINRKRMKWKDVHYMKRKLRLKLKEPLEGAPQGRGIVIDKRTCEQKQPHSGLIKTVRVQLIKNNVQVTAFVPGNRAIEKINEHDEVIIEGVGGSQGGPIGSQWGIKYKVVKVNGVALSELLSGKKQKPMR
- a CDS encoding NusA-like transcription termination signal-binding factor, translated to MTIVLDNDAIRFLNLFENMTNVPVKDCYINGDSVYFIVEEGKIGLAIGKGGSSIRNVENAIGRKVKVYEYSSNPVEFVRNLIPQSREVTLINNGNTVEVQIKVDKSDRGFVIGREGEKIKIYKEILKRVHNISDIKVK
- a CDS encoding 50S ribosomal protein L30e, which gives rise to MDIKKVIKDAVKDKRVIIGYNRVMREIKTKKPRMVVTANNIPRNRLENIIYNAKIAKVEVFEYPDDSLNLGLICGKPFTVSVLAIKGSEK